Below is a genomic region from Longimicrobium sp..
GGTATCGATCATGCCTCCCAGTGCGGGGAGGTACGGGTTTGCTGTCATCTATTCCTGCGTGGAAAAGCGGTGCTGGTTGAGTCCGCGAGATTCGGCGTCAAGCGTGAGTGTAGTGGTGGTTCAGCACGGATCGGGCCAGGTTGTACAGACCGTATGCACTTGCTCCCCGGTCACCCACCGCCGGTTCCGCAGGGCGCGAAAGGCGCGTCGCACCGCCGGCGGCACCGTCTTGCGGCCCGTGAAACGGAGAGCGCCGGGGGATGGCGTACAAGCCGTTGACACGCTTACTTCTACGGTCTAGCGTTACTCGAGCCCCGCGCACCCGTCACCCGTGCCCCGCCCATGAAGGACCTGCTCACCCTACGCGTAAACGGCGACGTGCACGAGGTGGCCGTCCCCACGCACTGGACGCTCCTGGAAGCGCTGCGCTACGCCGTGGGGCTCACCGGCAGCAAGCAGGGGTGCGACAAGGGCGACTGCGGCGCGTGCACCGTGTGGGTGGACGGCGTGCCGACGCTCTCGTGCATCACCCCCGTCTACGAGGGTGTAGGCCACGAGGTGAGGACGGTGGAGGGCCTCGCCGGCTTCCGCACGCCGCCGGGGACGCCGCACCCGCTGCAGGACGCCTTCGACCTGTGCGGCGCCGCGCAGTGCGGCTTCTGTACGCCGGGGATCCTGATGAGTGCGGCGGCGCTGCTGGAAGAGAACACGGCCCCCACGCGTGACGAGATCCGCGAGGCGCTCTCCGGCAACCTGTGCCGGTGCACCGGCTACACCAAGATCCTGGACGCGGTGGAGATGGCGGCCGGGCGCATGGTCCCCCCCACCCCCGGCGGCGTAGGGGAGGGGAGCACTCCGCGTGCGTAAGGAAGATCGGAACCGTTGGGTGGTCTCGCCGGCGCTCAAGGCCAGGATGACGGAGGTGGCGCGGGGCTTCCGCAAGGCGCCCACCCCCCAGCGAGGCGATCCTCTGGCGGGCGTTGCGGGGAGAGGCGCTGGACGGCGCAAGTTCCGGCGCCAGCAGCCGATCGGTCCGTTCATCGTGGACTTCTACTGCTCCACCGAGCGCCTGATCGTCGAAGTGGACGGCGGCGTGCACGAGACGCAGCGCGAGCGTGATTCCGAGCGCCAGGCGCTGCTGGAGTCCCTGGATCTCCGCTTCGTTCGCCTGCCCGCCGTCATAGTCGAGACCAACCTGCCCGCCGCGCTCCGCGCGATAGGCCGGGCATTCACGAGCAGTTCTCCCCTCCCCCACCCCGCCCCCCTTGTGGGGGAGGGGCCGGGGGAGGGGGGTACGGAGGCCGCATGAGCACTGATCCGCAGGAGTTCGAGAGCGCCCGCGGCGGCGTGCCGCTGGACGAGCCGGAGGTCGCCGAGCGTGGCACCCCGGTGATCGACCACGCCCCCTCGCACGCCGGCGAGCCGGTGGACGACGTGGACGAGGCGGAGGAGAGCGCGCCGCTGAACGTCATCGGGAGCCGGCAGCGCAAGACGGACGGGTTGGAGAAGTCCACCGGCCGCGCGCGCTACACCGACGACCTGGCGTTCCCCGGGATGCTGCACGGCAAGATCCTGCGCTCGCCGCACCCGCACGCCCGCATCGTCAGCATCGACGCGTCGCGGGCGCTGGCGCTCCCGGGCGTGCACGCGGTGGTCACCGGCGACGAGATGCCGATCCCGTTCGGCATCATCGTGTGGACGCCGGACGAGCAGGCGCTCGCCACCGAAAAGGTGCGCTACATCGGCGACGCGGTGGCGGCGGTGGCGGCCGTGGATGAGGACACGGCCAACCGCGCGCTGGGCCTCATCCGTGTGGAGTACGAGGTGCTGGAGGCGATCCTCGATCCCTTCGAGTCCGCGCGCCGCACCGACGTGCAGATCCACGAGGCCAAGAAGGCGGGCCACAACGGCAACATCTCCAAGATCGTAAAGCTGGACTTCGGCGAGGTGGACCGCGGGCTGGCCGAGAGCGACCTGGTGATCGGGGGCGAGTACTTCTTCGAGGGGACCACGCACACCCCCATCGAGCCGCACTGCGCCATCGGGCAGTGGGAGGAGGGCGGCGCGCCGGGCGGGCGGCTGACGGTGTGGTCGTCCACGCAGGTGCCGCACTACCTGCACCGCGAGCTGGCCAAGGTGCTGGAGCTGCATCCCGCCAAGGTGCGCGTGGTGCAGCCGCACGTGGGCGGCGGCTTCGGCGGCAAGAGCGAGCCGTTCGACCTGGAGTTCTGCGTCGCCAAGCTGGCGATGAAGACGGGGCGCCCCGTCAAGATCCTGTACACTCGCGAGGAGGTGTTCCTGGCCCACCGCGGCCGGCACCCCTTCCACATGAAGTACCGGGTGGGCGCCACCGCCGATGGCAAGCTCAAGGCGGTGGACGCGAAGACGCTGCTGGACGGCGGCGCGTACTCGTCGTTCGGGCTGGTGACGACGTACTACAGCGGCCAGCTCCTGGCCGCGCCGTACGAGATCCCGGCGTACCGCTTCGACAGCACGCGCGTCTTCACCAACAAGCCGGCGTGCGGCCCCAAGCGCGGACACGGCAGCGTGCAGCCGCGCTTCGCCTTCGAAGTCACGCTCGACAAGCTGGCCGAGCGGCTGCGCATCGACCCCATCGAGCTGCGCCGCCGCAACTTCATGGGGAGCTTCCGGCGGACCGTGAACGAGCTGCGCGTGACCTCCAACGGCTTCATGGAGTGCCTGGACTCGGTGGAGGCGGCGAGCGGGTGGCGGGAGCGGCGCGGGAAGCTGGGCTTCGGGCGCGGGCTGGGGGTGGCGGGATCGTGCTACATCAGCGGCACCAACTACCCCATCTACCCCAACCGTATGCCGCAGTCCGCCGTGCAGCTCCAGGTGGACCGCTCGGGGCGCGTGGCCGTCTTCAGCGGCGCGTCGGACATCGGGCAGGGCTCCACCTCGCTGGTGGCGTACATCGTCTGCGAGGAGCTGGGCGTGCCGCTGGACCACGTGCGCGTCCTCCCCTCGGACACGGACTTCACGCCGGTCGACCTGGGAAGCTACTCCAGCCGCGTGACCTTCATGCTGGGGAACGCGTGCATCGACGCCGCGCGCAAGCTCAAGGCGCAGGTGCAGGAGGCGGTGGGCGAGGAGTGGGGCGTATCCCCCAAGCGCGTCCTCCTGGCCGGCGGCCGCGCGATGGACGCGCGCGACACGGGGCGCAACATCTC
It encodes:
- a CDS encoding (2Fe-2S)-binding protein, with product MKDLLTLRVNGDVHEVAVPTHWTLLEALRYAVGLTGSKQGCDKGDCGACTVWVDGVPTLSCITPVYEGVGHEVRTVEGLAGFRTPPGTPHPLQDAFDLCGAAQCGFCTPGILMSAAALLEENTAPTRDEIREALSGNLCRCTGYTKILDAVEMAAGRMVPPTPGGVGEGSTPRA
- a CDS encoding xanthine dehydrogenase family protein molybdopterin-binding subunit, with amino-acid sequence MSTDPQEFESARGGVPLDEPEVAERGTPVIDHAPSHAGEPVDDVDEAEESAPLNVIGSRQRKTDGLEKSTGRARYTDDLAFPGMLHGKILRSPHPHARIVSIDASRALALPGVHAVVTGDEMPIPFGIIVWTPDEQALATEKVRYIGDAVAAVAAVDEDTANRALGLIRVEYEVLEAILDPFESARRTDVQIHEAKKAGHNGNISKIVKLDFGEVDRGLAESDLVIGGEYFFEGTTHTPIEPHCAIGQWEEGGAPGGRLTVWSSTQVPHYLHRELAKVLELHPAKVRVVQPHVGGGFGGKSEPFDLEFCVAKLAMKTGRPVKILYTREEVFLAHRGRHPFHMKYRVGATADGKLKAVDAKTLLDGGAYSSFGLVTTYYSGQLLAAPYEIPAYRFDSTRVFTNKPACGPKRGHGSVQPRFAFEVTLDKLAERLRIDPIELRRRNFMGSFRRTVNELRVTSNGFMECLDSVEAASGWRERRGKLGFGRGLGVAGSCYISGTNYPIYPNRMPQSAVQLQVDRSGRVAVFSGASDIGQGSTSLVAYIVCEELGVPLDHVRVLPSDTDFTPVDLGSYSSRVTFMLGNACIDAARKLKAQVQEAVGEEWGVSPKRVLLAGGRAMDARDTGRNISIVEAFNLAEAKHGTLGSVGSYNTPRDVHGEYRGGTIGASPAYSFTAHVAEVEVDVETGFVDVKSIWIAHDCGRALNPTIVEGQIEGSAYMGFGEALMEEHVFKDADHGRAGLHNAPSLLDYRVPTSLDTPEMTALIVESIDPEGPYGAKEAGEGPLHSTIPAIANAIYDAVGVRMDSLPFSPPRVWRALQQKAAQAHEPERIAAD
- a CDS encoding endonuclease domain-containing protein, giving the protein MRKEDRNRWVVSPALKARMTEVARGFRKAPTPQRGDPLAGVAGRGAGRRKFRRQQPIGPFIVDFYCSTERLIVEVDGGVHETQRERDSERQALLESLDLRFVRLPAVIVETNLPAALRAIGRAFTSSSPLPHPAPLVGEGPGEGGTEAA